In Bacteroidota bacterium, the sequence AGGAGCACACTGGCAACACGAAGGAATTTGGCGGTACTGGTCTTGGCCTTGCGATTTCCAGAAAGCTCGTCACGTTGATGAACGGCACGATTCAAGTGCAATCCGAGCAGGGCAAAGGCACCGTGGTTACCTTGCGTTTTCCGCTCGTGGCTGTTGGCCGCAAGCCGGCTGTGGCCAGTCAGTCCAAGGCCGAAGCGGTCATCCAACCGCCTGCCGAAGCCGAAGAGGAAGACACAACGGATGAAGGGCTCGTCCTTGTTGTCGAGGATAACGAAGAAACCCAGCGGCTGCTCGAAGCTTACTTGCGCGGACATTATCGCGTCGTGTGTGCCTCCAATGCGCAGAGCGTGATGTTGGCCATTCGAAAGGAAATTCCGACCGCCATACTTATGGATGTCAACCTTCCCGGACGCGATGGGCTCGCGATCACGCGCGATATTCGCGCCGGAAGACTCTGCCCCAATGTTCCGATTGTCGCTCTGACCGCATTCGCCATGACTGGCGACCGAGAGCGATGTCTCGAAGCTGGCTGCAACGAATACTTGCCAAAGCCTGCGACGCGTCGCGAGGTCCTGGAAATCGTCGGACGAGTAATCGCCGAGCCAAAAACGCCCGTCGCGTAATTTCCACTCGTGCCTTGGATCCCGCTCAGCACGTTCTTCTCATTCTTGGTGGAGCTTTCCCAGGCGAGGCCCGCGCACTTGCGCTCGCGGAATCTGCTGCTCGAATCGTCTGCGCGGATAGTGGTGCCGAGCACGCTCGAAAACTCGGACTGAACGTCCACGCCATCGTTGGCGATTTCGACTCCATAACGCCGGATACCCTGAGATTTTTCGAAGCTCGTGGCGCTGAGATCCTCTCGCGACCCGATCAGCAGCACGATGACTTCGAGAAGGCGCTCGAGTTCATCGCCGCGACGCACACCGGACCTGTCGTGGTGCTCGGCGCAACCGGACTCCGGTCCGACCACCTGATCTCCAATCTCAGCGTCATGCTCCGAATGACCGACCGATTCGAGAGCCTCACAGCCAACGATGATTTCGCGTCCTACCGATTCCTGACGGCGGTTCAACGGTCCTGCACCATCGAGTGCCCGATTGGCTCAATCATATCGCTCATGCCGTTCGGAACGGCGCATCGCGTCACTACCACCAATCTCCAGTATCCACTTTCGGCCGAGGACCTCTTGCTTGGCCAGCGGGAGGGACTCAGCAATGTCGCAACCGGCACCCCTGTTCATATCGAAATTGCTGGCGGCGCATTACTCGTGACCGTCGGGCATTGACCTGTTGCCACTCAGACAGCGCAAGGAAATATGAGTATTCTTTTTGTTTGTTTTTCATGAAGTGGTCGCGGTGTCATTTGGCAAACCATAAGTCCATTTTTCAAAATACGTCATCCTGAGTGCAGCGAAGCGAAACGAAGGATCGCTTGCTTCGATAGCCGACATTCGTGAAGAGACACCCCTTCACCCTATATAACAAGGTTCGACACCCGCGGCATCGCATTTTTTCGATGAATTTTGAAAAAATATGCATGAGACCGCGCAAGTGCCAAACGGAACTTTCACCTCGCAACGCGCATTCGAAATGACAGGTCAATTCATCTCGTAACTTGGATGGTCACACTCGACGCTTCTACTGCTCGTACTTCACAGGCTTTCGCTGACTTCAATCGGACGCTCCGGCAACAAGACTCCGGCTTTCATGCAAGGCTCAAAACACGGTGCGCATGTTTTTCGCACCGAGAACTCGAAATCGTTGTGCTGATCTGGCACGGGCTAACCGACCCGCAAATCGGCGCTGTCCTCGGAATCAGCTTCCGAACCGTCGATAACGCCCGGTACCACATCAGAAAAAAGTTAGAACTCAAACGTGAAGAGTCACTCTATCAGGCGATCCAGGCGATATGATATTAGAGAGAAACGTTCATCGCGGCAACCCTATTCTTTATGGTGGGATGGCGGCCAAAGATAGTAGGCCAAGAGGCCGCCAGCCAAGCAAAATGTACTGGAGGCTATGTAGCGAGCAACCGGGAAATTCGTCAAGTTTACGGTGATGCCAAACCCCATAGCTGCGCCTGCGAACTCACCTACCAGAACACGCCAAAAATCATTATGGCCGAGATGTAGTGCATTCCCCCATATTACCGTCGCTGCTGCACTTGACAGAACAGCAGCCGCGGGCGCCAGCTCTTCGATTCCACCACCCCAATCCCTCCCAAGCAAGATCTTGTTACCCTGAAGACCAAAGAAGGCTCCCGCGAACATCGCTTCTGCGACCACGGAATGAACGGCAATACTTGCAGTTGTAGGCACGGAATCCACCATCTTCGTAGAGTTCATGCCTTGCGCTTGACCTGTGGTAGACTCCAATAGGAGAAGCAAGCTGAGATTAACAAGAATCCAAAATGGACGTCGCGCTATCTGTAAAAATCCGAAGAGACCCGGTGTTAACATGGCAATTGTTGACTAATAACTTCACAATTCGCAACGTCACCAGATGAAACCGGCGGCGGGTTGTTTGGATCCATTCCATTACAGCACGGAAGTCCCGCTGGTTCCACATCGAATTGCATGCTCCAGCCCTTCCCGGATATGCAGTCGCAGGACCACTCACATTTTGCGCATCCCACGCACGGAGGTCCCTGATTCGTATTACACTGTTGATCCGTGCCTGGACAGCAGCACTTCCCAGGAGGCGGGCCAACAAATACCTTCTTCGGCGGCTTTGCGGTGTAGTCACAAGTCCAATAACAATTAGTGCAATCTTCTGCAAGACCTCGTTCAGCGCACAAGTCGCGGCAATGATATCCTTCAATCCCAGGGGCATACGTTGGCCTCGTTCCCCCACACAGGCAACTGTCGCTGTTACGTCCATCATGCGGAACGGCAGGTGAACCTCCAAAAATGAGAACAATCGCACTCGTGGCCATTTGGGTGGCGTCGAAAAATTGCGTGTACCAAAAGGCGGCTTGAGCGCCCGCAAATATCCACGCAGTAACCGATCCTCCACACCACCACGAAACATCTGCAGACCCACGAGAATCGAAGATCTTTCCAGCGACACACTCGGCAAGCTTGTTGTTTATCACAAGGAGCCAAGCCAACGCAACTGCAGGGGTAACAGGAGTGGGAGACTGTCCCGCGATTTGCGGTGGCCCACACCAACAGTCAATATCGTGTTGCACGCAGCAATCCCTTAGATTAACGCTTACAGTGTTGCCGCATGGATAGAACACCTCCATGTTATCACCAATGAAGCTACACTTGAGATCATGATCCTGACCGATATCTTTAGCAAAACCAGCACAAGGATCGCCCACTGCAGAACGTCGTGGAACCCCGTGAGGTATCCGTGAGATATCCATAATCTCACCTTGACTCTCTTTTCCTGCACCTTGGACCTTCGCTTCCATTTGAAGACCAGCCATGACTCCGGCCCAGAACCCCATTGCGATATCTGTCGGAGTCGCCTCAGGGGGAATTCGTGGTTGCAAGGTTAATGCGTTAAATGCCGCTTGCCTGCCCTTTGTATCGAACACCCATCCAAGCTGCTTGTCAAGGTTTAGTGTGGCCGTAACCGGCTCTGATTTCGTTGGAACACTTAGTGAAATCTCGATCTGCTTGAGCCCTTCGAAATTCAAGCCTATTGTGTGCCGTCCTGAACTGCTGGTTATTTGGTACACCAAATCAGCCACCTTGTTAGTGCAGTACTTTGGCCCTGGGCCAGCGCTCTGTGCAGCGCCCAATTGCGAGGGCGCCTTCAGCGCGGCTTGCTTCCCCGCTCCTCCGCACTTTCCGCCGCAGCCGCAAGCGCCGCCGTTCTGGCAAGAATGCGCGGATTGGCTTGGCGCCGAAGCAGGCGCAACCGCTTGCCTCGGCGTGATGCCAATGGAATCGAGACTATCGAATCAGCCAGTAACTAACGGAGGCGCTAAGGCCTTCGTAACGCTCCTCACCTGCGGCATCACCGTTGGCGCGCCCGTCGGCACGCTCGCCCGTGCGTTGGCCGGTGCGCTGAAGATCGGCGGCAATTCGAAGAACGACGGTGCTGCCTGAGTGAAGGCCAAAGGGCTTTCCGTTTGTTGAATGGCTGGCATAATCTCTCAGTTTACAGAACGATCCACTCCATCTCGTAGGTGCTGTAGTTCGCCGCGCTATCCAAAATCCGGAATGCAACCTTGAAGCGTCCCGTGCGAAGCAATGTGATCTGAAGGTTGCGTGCCGTGCCGCCATACGTGGGGGCAGTGGGAAATGCGAAGACTGGAATGGTGCCAGCTCCTCCGCCCGTGAAGTCGCCGCTTGTCAGGGAATTTTCGCTAAAGCTGAAGAGGATGTCCTGCGAGGTAATACCGGCTGAGAAATCAAGATAGATGTTGTTGACGAAGGCGGTCCCTGCTTTCAGGAACATGATTTTTTCGACTGCGATCGGAAAGAGTGGAGTCGTAGCGGTCATGGCGTGGAGCGAGTTCCAGGCTGCCGCGGCCTCGACCGAATCGAAGTCGTTCGTATTTGGGACTGTGACGTTTGGTACCGCAGTTGCGAAATTCGTAACAATCAAAGGCGGATTGGCCCACGGTACTGCATGCAGCCACGTTGTACTACGAGCGAAGGAGGCGGCGCGCATGGTACCCGCCTGGTCTTCGAAGCTAATCGTCTGTACGATCGAGCGCGGGTCCATGGGCGGCATAACAGCGAAGTCATACCAGGATTGCGGAATGTTGTTACCGTTCATATCAGTCACAAAATGATTTGGTTAAGAACTCGAAGGAATAGGTTGCGAAACTACAATTTCGAAGCGCAATTGCCACTCACCGGTCGCCCTCACTTCTTGCCCTTGAATTGCACGAGATGCTCACGCTATGGTGAGCTGGGACGCTACGGCTCGGCCGGCAAGTTCGTCGGCATCCCGAAAAAGGACGTGCGCGGCACGCCCCTACGGATGAGTGGCTTTAAGAAACGCCACACGAGTATTCATTTGCACTCGCCCGGATTTTTTCGTATATTTGCACGAACCCAGCGCAGACGCCAATGTCGCGCTGGCAAAATCCTTAACACGAACCGCACGACCCATCCCGCCATTTGCTACTGATTTGACACGGTAACCGAAATGTTATGGTCACGGAAAAATGACCTAAATTTATGTGTTACCTTTTACCGGTTCGTTGGTCATCATAATAGTGCTGCGGTTTGAGATCACAACGATCTCACGTCGCAACCCTAACAAA encodes:
- a CDS encoding thiamine diphosphokinase codes for the protein MDPAQHVLLILGGAFPGEARALALAESAARIVCADSGAEHARKLGLNVHAIVGDFDSITPDTLRFFEARGAEILSRPDQQHDDFEKALEFIAATHTGPVVVLGATGLRSDHLISNLSVMLRMTDRFESLTANDDFASYRFLTAVQRSCTIECPIGSIISLMPFGTAHRVTTTNLQYPLSAEDLLLGQREGLSNVATGTPVHIEIAGGALLVTVGH
- a CDS encoding helix-turn-helix transcriptional regulator, whose amino-acid sequence is MVTLDASTARTSQAFADFNRTLRQQDSGFHARLKTRCACFSHRELEIVVLIWHGLTDPQIGAVLGISFRTVDNARYHIRKKLELKREESLYQAIQAI